The Pyrus communis chromosome 8, drPyrComm1.1, whole genome shotgun sequence region CGTTAAGTATGACTGATGCCGTTGCGGAGTCCATTGGAGGGTTCATGGGGAATGTTCGGAAGGTAGATACTTCAGTGAGTCAGGATTGCATTGGTAGGTTCTTACGGGTTAAAATCCGTTTTAATGTTCGTGAGCCATTAATGCGCGGGACGTTTGTCCACTTCCCAGACGAAGGGAAGGTTTCGGTGGAATTTAAGTATGAGGCTTTGCCGAAGTATTGCCTTATCTGTGGGATTATGGGGCATGTAACTAGGGTTTGTAAGGAGGTCCTGGAGGTGGATAGGGTAGGTGGTACAGATTTTGGGGACTTGGAGGATAACCTGGTGTACCGCAATTTGGATGCAGAGACCGATCTTCGAGGTAAACCACTACGATCCGGGTTTCGAAATGGGGGGTCTGAAGGAAGTCGGGGTAGCCTAAGGAGATGGTGGGAGGCGAGGAGCGATGATTGGGATGGATCATAGAGAGGTGCGAATACTGAGGGTGAGGATTCTTTAAGTGGAGGCTATGGTACTGCTAGGGAGGAGACTAATTTATCTGGTGCTGATGGTACTTCCCTGTCGAGAGAA contains the following coding sequences:
- the LOC137742947 gene encoding uncharacterized protein At4g02000-like, which gives rise to MGTGLNRWAPLSPGIFWVQIYNVPPLSMTDAVAESIGGFMGNVRKVDTSVSQDCIGRFLRVKIRFNVREPLMRGTFVHFPDEGKVSVEFKYEALPKYCLICGIMGHVTRVCKEVLEVDRVGGTDFGDLEDNLVYRNLDAETDLRGKPLRSGFRNGGSEGSRGSLRRWWEARSDDWDGS